The genomic window TTGCCGTCACCTATGCCGAGCTTGTCGATAAGTGTGGGGATATCCTCCTCCTTGGCACCGAGCTCGGTGAAGTTTATGGGCATACCTATGCTGTGCAAAAAGCTCCTGAATGCCTTTATGCCCTCAAGTGCAGTAGCCTCGGGGTCAGCGAAGTTCATATTGCAGCCGAACACACGGGTAGCCATCTGGCAGAAGCGCATAACATCGTGATTGTGAACATACTCCATCCATGCAGGCATGATAACAGCAAGGCCTGCACCGTGAGCCACGTCATAAAGACCGGAGAGCTCGTGTTCGAGCCCGTGTGAGTTCCAGTCCTGCGCACGGCCTACACCTACTATATTATTGTGTGCGACCATGCCTGCCCACATGATGTTTGCTCTTGCCTCGTAGTTGTCGGGGTCTTTGATAACACGGGGAGTTTCCTTTACCATAGTAAGCAGCACAGCCTCGCAGAGCCTGTCGGTTATCTCTACTTCCTTGGTGTTGGTGAAATATCTTTCAAAGACGTGTGCCATGATATCAGTAGCGCCGCAGGCTGTCTGATATGCAGGGAGCGTCTGTGTGAGTGCAGGGTCAAGCACTGAGAACTTAGGGCGTATAAGGTCTGAGCCTGTGCCACGCTTAAGCATACCGTCCTCTTTGGTGATGACAGAGTTGCCCGAGCCCTCGCTGCCTGCTGCTGCGATAGTGAGCACTGTGCCGACAGGCAGAGCCTTTTCGATGCCTGCCTTGCCGCTGTAGAAATCCCAGAAATCGCCGTCATATACCGAGCCGATAGCTATGGCCTTCGCTGAGTCGATTGTCGAGCCGCCGCCTACTGCGAGGATAAAGTCTATCCCCTCGCTCTTGACAAGCTCTATGCCCTTGTAAACGAGCGTGTCACGGGGGTTTGGCCTTACGCCGCCGAGCTCTGCAAAGCCTACGCCGCTTTTGGTGAGAGAAGCCTTTACCCTGTCGATAAGGCCGCTTTTTACAGCCGAGCCGCCGCCGTAGTGGATAAGCACCTTGCTGCCGCCGTACTTTCTGACAAGTTCTCCGCACTCGCTCTCTCTGCCTTTACCAAAGACAAACTCTGTCGGGCTGTAAAAATTGAAGTCTAACATAACTATCATTCCTTTCGGTTTTTTATGGTTTGATTTATTATAGCATTTTTAATTGTGTAAGTCAACTGAAAATCCTATCATAAATATGATTTTTTCAAAGGCCGGGGAATAAAAAAGCCCCCTTGAAAACCAAGGAGGCGTTTTGTCAGTCTTCATAATGCCCTTTGCAGGAGGCTATCCACAAGCTGCCGTCAACTATGTTGTAAACAAGCCTGTTTGCGTGGTCTATGTGCCTGCTCCAGCCCTTTCGGTATCTTAGCGGCTCTGGGTGACCTATACCCTTTGAAAGACCGTTTCGCTCGATATCCTTTATCAGTTCGTTTATCTTTCTGACTACCTTTTTGTCGGTCTGCTGCCAGTAAAGATATTCGTCCCACACAATATCGCTCCACAGCTTATTCATCGTCATCGGCCTCTATGAGCTCGTGCTGCCGCCCGCTTCCTGCTTCAAGCTGGTCAAAGGCTCTGTCTATCTTCGCAAGATACTCGGCGTTTCTCAGGGCTTTCATTATGCTGTTATACTGTTCAAGGCTCATGATGACAACATTTTTTTCATTCTTCCTTGTGACTATTACAGTCTCGTCCTCGTCAGTTGCACGGTCGCAATAGTCTTTCAGATTATTTCTGATAGTAGAATAATTAACTGCTAACATACTCATCATTCCTTTCTTGTTCAATATATTGTGCAATTTCTTGTTCAATATTATTATATCACATTTTTCTGAAAATGTCAATATCTATTATTGCAAACACAAAAGCCCGAAAGCACAACGCCTTCGGGCTGATAACTCAAATAATATAGAACCACTCTGCCTCCTCATCGATGCTGCACTGCTCGACGGGGTGTTTTGAGTCGTAGTTGTAGCGGAGCTCCTGGTTTTTGATGCTTACCTTTGCTCCGGCTGCTATGCTCTTGGTGATAAATGCGTTACCGCCTATGACAACGTCACGGCCTATCACCGTGTCGCCGCCTAAGATAGACGCACCTGAATAGATAGTCACGTTGTCCATGATAGTCGGGTGGCGCTTTTTGTTTCTTAAGCTCTGGCCGCCTCTTGTCGAGAGAGCGCCGAGTGTAACGCCCTGATATATCTTTACATTGTCGCCTATCTCGGTCGTTTCGCCTATAACTATGCCCGTGCCGTGGTCGATAAAGAAATACTTGCCGATAGATGCACCGGGGTGGATGTCTATACCGGTCAGGCTGTGTGCGTGCTCGGTCATTATCCTCGGTATCATAGGCACACCGAGCAGAAACAGCTCGTGAGCTATGCGGTTTACGAAAATAGCGTAAAGCCCGGGGTAGGAGTAGATTATCTCGTCCTTGTTGAATGCTGCCGGGTCGCCGTCAAAGCCTGCCTGAACGTCCGTCTCAATGAATTCCCTTATCTTGGGTATGCGCTCTAAGAATTCAAGGGCGAGCTCTGCTGCCTTGTCTGTTTTGCCGTCGCAGTCAAGGTCTGCGTATTTCTCGTCAAATCCAAGTACAGAGGCTATCTGCCTTTTGAGGTTGAACATCACGTCCTCCAGTAGCATAGAGAGCCCCGAGCGCCTTGTGTAGACCTTGTAGGTGTAGTTTTTGAAATGCCCCGGGAATACGATTATCTGCAGCTTGTTTATCATGTCGATTATGACCTTCTTGTCGGGCTGGTCGTATGGGCATGAAGCGTCTATCGTTCTTCCCTTTGAGTAATCATCGAGTATCGTCGATGTGAGTTCTGTTATCTTCTGCGATATCGTCTCATCGCACATGGGTATCACCGCCTGTTTGATTTAATGCACAATGCACAATGCATAATGCACAATGAATGTAT from Ruminococcus sp. NK3A76 includes these protein-coding regions:
- a CDS encoding iron-containing alcohol dehydrogenase, which gives rise to MLDFNFYSPTEFVFGKGRESECGELVRKYGGSKVLIHYGGGSAVKSGLIDRVKASLTKSGVGFAELGGVRPNPRDTLVYKGIELVKSEGIDFILAVGGGSTIDSAKAIAIGSVYDGDFWDFYSGKAGIEKALPVGTVLTIAAAGSEGSGNSVITKEDGMLKRGTGSDLIRPKFSVLDPALTQTLPAYQTACGATDIMAHVFERYFTNTKEVEITDRLCEAVLLTMVKETPRVIKDPDNYEARANIMWAGMVAHNNIVGVGRAQDWNSHGLEHELSGLYDVAHGAGLAVIMPAWMEYVHNHDVMRFCQMATRVFGCNMNFADPEATALEGIKAFRSFLHSIGMPINFTELGAKEEDIPTLIDKLGIGDGKRAGFMELDRNDVESIYKIAAHAEL
- a CDS encoding Txe/YoeB family addiction module toxin yields the protein MNKLWSDIVWDEYLYWQQTDKKVVRKINELIKDIERNGLSKGIGHPEPLRYRKGWSRHIDHANRLVYNIVDGSLWIASCKGHYED
- a CDS encoding type II toxin-antitoxin system Phd/YefM family antitoxin, whose product is MLAVNYSTIRNNLKDYCDRATDEDETVIVTRKNEKNVVIMSLEQYNSIMKALRNAEYLAKIDRAFDQLEAGSGRQHELIEADDDE
- a CDS encoding serine acetyltransferase, whose translation is MCDETISQKITELTSTILDDYSKGRTIDASCPYDQPDKKVIIDMINKLQIIVFPGHFKNYTYKVYTRRSGLSMLLEDVMFNLKRQIASVLGFDEKYADLDCDGKTDKAAELALEFLERIPKIREFIETDVQAGFDGDPAAFNKDEIIYSYPGLYAIFVNRIAHELFLLGVPMIPRIMTEHAHSLTGIDIHPGASIGKYFFIDHGTGIVIGETTEIGDNVKIYQGVTLGALSTRGGQSLRNKKRHPTIMDNVTIYSGASILGGDTVIGRDVVIGGNAFITKSIAAGAKVSIKNQELRYNYDSKHPVEQCSIDEEAEWFYII